From Selenomonas ruminantium AC2024, a single genomic window includes:
- a CDS encoding toxic anion resistance protein, which produces MEVKLEDLMKAKTNIASADVTPDNLPSTEVMTAQVEQVVNDLSPEERAQVEKIKDELDLTDSTAILRFGAPAQQKIAEFSDSVLSQVRTKDSGPVGELLGSLVKQVRDFEPEENKSFLTKIPLVGSLVKKGEDIKLGYDKLSTQVERIQGNLEQAKLKMMKDVALFDKLYAENLSYFKQLQLYIQAGEEKLTEMREVTLPKLRQQAADSGDPMAVQVVSDFEASVNRFEKKVHDLKISKTIAIQSAPQIRLIQNNDKALIDRVQTAIYSTIPLWKNQLVIALGLQAQQDVLRMQQAVSNTTNELLRRNAELLQQNSIETAQENERSIVDIETVREVNDRLINTIEETIKIQQNGRAKRQAAEAELLQIEGRLRETLLKNSGRQEA; this is translated from the coding sequence ATGGAAGTAAAATTAGAAGATTTGATGAAGGCGAAGACAAATATTGCAAGTGCTGATGTAACCCCGGATAATCTGCCGTCCACGGAAGTGATGACGGCGCAGGTGGAACAGGTGGTAAATGACCTGAGTCCGGAGGAGCGGGCACAGGTGGAAAAGATAAAGGATGAACTGGATTTGACGGATTCCACGGCCATCCTGCGCTTTGGTGCGCCTGCCCAGCAAAAGATTGCCGAGTTCTCGGACAGCGTATTGTCACAGGTGCGCACGAAGGACAGCGGGCCTGTAGGTGAGCTGTTGGGAAGCCTTGTCAAGCAGGTTCGGGATTTTGAACCGGAGGAGAACAAGAGTTTTCTGACGAAGATTCCGCTGGTGGGCAGTCTCGTGAAAAAGGGCGAAGATATCAAGCTGGGCTATGATAAACTCTCTACGCAGGTGGAGCGCATTCAGGGGAATCTGGAACAGGCCAAGCTCAAGATGATGAAGGATGTAGCGCTCTTTGACAAGCTCTACGCGGAAAATCTCAGCTATTTCAAGCAGCTGCAACTCTATATTCAAGCGGGCGAGGAAAAACTTACGGAAATGCGGGAGGTTACGCTGCCCAAACTCCGTCAGCAGGCGGCAGATTCCGGCGACCCCATGGCGGTACAGGTGGTATCGGATTTTGAAGCCAGTGTCAACCGCTTTGAGAAGAAGGTTCATGACCTTAAAATCAGCAAGACGATTGCGATTCAGTCGGCACCGCAGATTCGCCTGATTCAGAACAATGACAAGGCTCTGATTGACCGTGTACAGACAGCTATCTACAGCACGATTCCGCTCTGGAAGAATCAGTTGGTCATCGCTTTGGGCTTGCAGGCGCAGCAGGATGTTCTGCGCATGCAGCAGGCGGTTAGCAATACGACCAACGAATTGTTACGCCGCAATGCGGAGCTTTTGCAGCAGAACAGCATTGAGACCGCGCAGGAGAATGAGCGCAGCATTGTGGATATCGAAACGGTGCGCGAGGTCAATGACCGCCTGATTAATACCATTGAAGAAACCATCAAGATTCAGCAGAATGGCCGGGCCAAACGGCAGGCGGCGGAAGCTGAACTCTTGCAGATTGAAGGCAGATTAAGGGAAACGCTGCTGAAAAACAGCGGCAGGCAGGAGGCTTAA
- a CDS encoding penicillin-binding protein: protein MKKERRAVQRRISVLAFFMLVAVGFIVCRYAWLQLVQGSSLSERMKAQVGQDYAIQSPRGAILDRNGRELAVSTMTKSLYIDPSHVDNPQEVAANLAPLIGQTEQDILDDIAVGGGFVWVKRRMEQSEYEAVRQLIKEKNYISCLNFRDEAKRYYPNDVLAANVLGFVGTDDKGLDGVEQALDALLKGEIKETYLTTDRQARPILDSIFSNRRRYMGDSCKTVELTIDSAIQFIVEQELDRAIAENNPKAITCVVMNPKTGEVLAMASRPSYNPNKFWDYNAEVWKNRAVSFIYEPGSTFKSVVAGAALQEKVVSPNQVFVDPGYVMVSGRRIQNWNGESFGTVTFTDVVKQSLNTGFAQVGLRLGAERLMSYARNFGFGEPTGIDLPGEESGILFKPEDMRDSDMATSAIGQSIAVTPLQLVTAVSAIANDGVLLKPHIVKSIRNADGSVYEERGKTEVRRVIDSATDKTLMGLLEQVVSSGGGAKAQVKGYRIAGKTGTAQKIREDGSGYMDGRYIASFCGFAPVEDPQLTVLVMIDDPSAGNFYGGQIAAPVAGRIFAQLFRYLHIEPSSDPFAGMEPAEEKKPRHRPAKPFTGVVPDGKVVVPDFTGKSLREAAGLAADKGLSFQSEGSGYAVGQSIELNTLVDKGTTITVYFEPG from the coding sequence ATGAAGAAGGAACGCCGCGCCGTCCAGCGGCGCATCAGCGTTTTGGCGTTTTTTATGCTGGTAGCGGTGGGCTTTATCGTCTGCCGTTATGCCTGGCTGCAGCTCGTGCAGGGAAGTTCCTTGAGCGAGCGCATGAAGGCACAGGTGGGGCAGGACTATGCGATTCAGTCTCCCCGAGGGGCAATTCTCGACCGCAATGGCCGTGAACTAGCGGTCAGCACGATGACCAAGTCCCTCTATATTGACCCCTCTCATGTGGATAATCCGCAGGAAGTGGCGGCCAATCTGGCACCGCTTATCGGTCAGACAGAACAGGATATTCTGGATGATATTGCTGTGGGAGGCGGCTTTGTCTGGGTGAAACGGCGCATGGAGCAGTCGGAATACGAGGCTGTGCGCCAGCTGATTAAAGAAAAGAACTATATTTCCTGTCTGAATTTCCGGGACGAGGCCAAACGCTATTATCCCAATGATGTTCTGGCGGCCAATGTGCTGGGCTTTGTGGGCACCGATGACAAGGGCCTTGACGGGGTGGAACAGGCCTTGGACGCCCTGCTCAAGGGGGAAATCAAGGAAACCTATCTGACTACGGACCGGCAGGCCCGGCCAATTCTGGATTCCATTTTTTCCAACCGGCGGCGCTATATGGGCGATTCCTGCAAGACGGTGGAACTAACCATTGACAGTGCGATTCAGTTTATCGTGGAACAGGAATTGGACAGGGCCATTGCAGAGAATAATCCTAAGGCCATCACCTGCGTGGTGATGAATCCGAAAACCGGGGAAGTCCTGGCTATGGCATCCCGTCCTTCCTACAACCCCAATAAATTCTGGGATTATAATGCCGAGGTCTGGAAGAACCGCGCGGTGTCCTTTATCTATGAGCCGGGGTCTACCTTCAAGTCAGTAGTGGCAGGAGCAGCCCTGCAGGAAAAAGTGGTCAGCCCCAATCAGGTATTCGTAGACCCGGGATACGTTATGGTGTCCGGGCGGCGGATTCAGAACTGGAACGGCGAAAGTTTCGGTACGGTGACTTTTACGGATGTGGTAAAGCAGTCGCTGAATACCGGCTTTGCGCAGGTCGGCTTGCGCCTCGGGGCAGAGCGTCTGATGAGTTATGCCCGCAATTTTGGCTTCGGTGAGCCTACGGGCATAGATTTACCCGGTGAGGAAAGCGGTATACTCTTTAAGCCAGAGGATATGCGGGATTCGGATATGGCAACCTCGGCCATTGGCCAGAGTATTGCCGTGACTCCTTTGCAGCTCGTTACTGCTGTTTCGGCTATCGCCAATGATGGCGTTCTGTTAAAACCACATATCGTGAAGTCTATCCGCAATGCGGATGGCAGCGTCTATGAGGAACGGGGCAAGACGGAAGTGCGCCGGGTTATTGACTCGGCTACTGATAAGACGCTGATGGGGCTGCTAGAGCAGGTAGTATCCAGCGGCGGCGGTGCCAAAGCGCAGGTGAAGGGTTATCGTATCGCTGGTAAAACTGGTACAGCGCAGAAAATCCGTGAAGATGGTAGCGGCTATATGGATGGCCGTTATATTGCTTCTTTCTGCGGTTTTGCACCGGTGGAAGACCCGCAATTGACGGTCCTTGTGATGATTGATGACCCCAGCGCGGGCAATTTCTATGGCGGCCAGATTGCAGCGCCTGTGGCCGGACGGATTTTTGCCCAGTTGTTCCGCTATTTGCATATTGAACCTTCCAGCGATCCCTTTGCTGGCATGGAACCGGCAGAGGAAAAGAAGCCCCGCCATAGACCGGCAAAACCTTTTACAGGGGTAGTGCCGGATGGCAAGGTAGTGGTGCCGGACTTCACGGGCAAGAGCCTGAGGGAAGCTGCAGGACTGGCGGCAGATAAAGGGCTGTCCTTCCAAAGTGAGGGCTCCGGGTATGCTGTGGGGCAGAGTATTGAATTGAATACGCTGGTGGATAAGGGTACGACGATTACTGTGTACTTTGAACCAGGATAA